Proteins from a single region of Palaemon carinicauda isolate YSFRI2023 chromosome 1, ASM3689809v2, whole genome shotgun sequence:
- the LOC137645737 gene encoding uncharacterized protein yields MALSAIEPLKYECGWVNSILVLRDNLKEINFVIKQSQEHGVIDKEHKCGHCDNKCQLDSKRWVWRCQKKVAIGKQKAKKCNYSVAVFKGGWLSQAKVKAGDNLFFSGVYLDKIFTYEFIRREIGWTNNTISDWCNFIREVLENYCEVVRKPIGGPGKTVEIDESKFGKRKYNKGRTVDGQWVFGGICRETREFFAEPVLTRDREPLLAIIKIYVFPGTTIISDCWKAYYYLGIEGFDHQTVNHTYNFVDPETGAHTNTIERQWRSYKEWLPKFGRKKYHFRGYLARFYFLSRWKSLIDRYHHFMLAMAALYPPTN; encoded by the coding sequence ATGGCGCTGTCAGCGATCGAGCCCTTGAAATACGAATGTGGCTGGGTGAACAGTATTTTGGTGTTAAGGGATAATTTGAAGGagataaattttgtaataaaacaatCACAAGAACACGGGGTTATTGATAAAGAACACAAATGCGGCCATTGTGATAATAAGTGCCAACTTGACAGTAAAAGGTGGGTTTGGCGGTGCCAGAAAAAAGTTGCCATTGGAAAACAGAAGGCCAAAAAGTGCAATTATTCTGTAGCAGTGTTTAAAGGGGGTTGGCTGTCCCAAGCTAAGGTGAAGGCTggagataatttattttttagtgGAGTCTATCTAGACAAAATATTCACTTACGAATTCATCCGCCGGGAAATAGGGTGGACTAATAACACCATTAGTGACTGGTGTAATTTTATCAGGGAggtccttgaaaattactgtgaagTGGTGAGGAAGCCTATTGGTGGCCCTGGAAAAACAGTGGAAATTGACGAAAGCAAATTTGGGAAAAGAAAGTATAATAAAGGCCGAACAGTGGACGGCCAGTGGGTCTTTGGTGGTATTTGCAGGGAGACCCGTGAATTTTTTGCAGAGCCAGTGCTAACTCGGGACCGGGAACCATTGTTGGCAATAATTAAGATTTACGTGTTTCCAGGTACCACCATTATATCAGATTGCTGGAAAGCCTACTATTATTTGGGAATTGAAGGCTTTGATCACCAAACAGTGAATCATACTTATAACTTTGTGGACCCAGAAACTGGTGCCCACACCAATACCATTGAGAGGCAGTGGCGCAGTTATAAGGAGTGGTTGCCAAAATTCGGCCGGAAGAAGTACCATTTCAGAGGGTATCTGGCACGATTTTATTTTTTGTCAAGGTGGAAGAGCCTAATAGACCGTTACCACCATTTCATGCTTGCAATGGCAGCTTTGTACCCTCCCACAA